In Solanum lycopersicum chromosome 5, SLM_r2.1, the following are encoded in one genomic region:
- the LOC101252878 gene encoding formin-like protein 4, translating into MSINMILYLFIFYILSMIPSVTSQSQNVETFFPFPLPNLLPPPIPPVQRSPPPPPSSPPVLPPDPTDKPALPPSVSTPDTSSNKAVGTAIGVTAASTVVLSALLFFFLVRYSRRRRKQQEGTAVGDPRGGGGAIHQDQFLKFEGNLKGVIVDENGLDVLYWRKMESDEQRKESFKKKKVFVNALRDEEEKRMISRGVGGRKKPDHPIQELPLLRGKSSTSQSPSWLDLENKQPNPDDGIVFHPMERQASSSQLETRAPPPPPAPPLSVSAIPKAPGPPPPPPPGLKKGPPLPPPPTHSSASSSGEGGSGSGNDKVKLKPLHWDKLNANVEHSMVWDKLDRGSFKFDGDLMEALFGCVATNKKPSGTESRALSPRADISGPPSQIFILETRKSQNIAIVLRSLGVTRKEIIDALIDGQGLSVDTLEKLCRIAPTKEEETEVVTFEGDPTRLADAESFLFHILKAVPSAFTRFNAMLFRSNYGTEIQHHKEYLQTLELSCKELKAQRLFLKLLEAILKAGNRMNAGTSRGNAQAFKLTALRKLSDVKSMDGKTTLLHFVVQEVVRAEGKRCVLNRNQSLRRSNSQTTASSAIPTSKNTTENDETEKEYMMLGLPIVGGLSSAFSNVKKAAAIDYDLLSKTCSMLTAQISEIKTHLAQRDNVKGLFGKEMKKFLDAAEKEMKTVRDEQDRVMELVKKTTDYYQAGASDDKGWQPLQLFAIVKDFLEMVDKVCVEITRNMQKKKPLVAVGGSSSPGMENSRAVRFPKLPANFLSDISKSSSSSDTSDDS; encoded by the exons ATGTCTATCAATATGATTCtttatctcttcattttttacaTTCTTTCAATGATTCCAAGTGTTACATCTCAATCACAAAATGTAGAaactttctttccttttcctttGCCTAATCTTCTCCCTCCTCCTATTCCGCCCGTTCAAcgatcaccaccaccaccaccatcatcTCCTCCGGTACTTCCACCGGACCCCACTGATAAGCCTGCGTTACCGCCTTCCGTGTCAACACCAGATACATCATCAAACAAGGCTGTTGGAACAGCTATTGGTGTGACTGCAGCTAGTACTGTTGTGTTATCTgctcttttgttctttttccttGTTAGGTACTCGAGGCGTAGGAGAAAGCAACAAGAAGGTACCGCGGTTGGTGATCCACGCGGTGGTGGTGGTGCTATTCATCAAGATCAATTCTTGAAATTTGAAGGGAATTTAAAAGgagtgattgttgatgaaaatggatTGGATGTGCTTTATTGGAGGAAAATGGAGAGTGATGAACAGAGGAAAGAGAGtttcaagaagaagaaggtGTTTGTAAATGCATTGAGagatgaagaagagaagaggATGATTAGTCGAGGCGTCGGTGGACGGAAGAAACCAGATCATCCAATTCAAGAATTGCCTCTGCTTAGAGGCAAATCTTCAACTTCTCAAAGCCCTTCTTGGCTTGATTTAGAAAACAAACAACCAAATCCTGATGATGGCATTGTTTTTCACCCCATGGAGAGACAAGCATCATCAAGTCAACTCGAAACACGAGCTCCTCCACCTCCACCAGCACCGCCATTGTCTGTATCAGCGATACCAAAGGCGCCTGGTCCACCACCACCACCGCCACCAGGACTAAAGAAAGGCCCTCCACTACCTCCACCACCTACTCATTCATCAGCATCATCATCAGGGGAAGGGGGTTCAGGAAGTGGAAATGATAAAGTGAAACTAAAGCCATTGCATTGGGATAAATTGAATGCTAATGTTGAGCATTCAATGGTTTGGGACAAACTCGATCGTGGATCGTTCAA GTTTGATGGAGATCTTATGGAGGCACTATTTGGATGTGTGGCTACAAACAAAAAGCCCTCAGGAACAGAAAGTAGAGCTTTGAGTCCAAGAGCAGATATATCAGGTCCACCTTCTCAGATATTCATTCTTGAAACCAGAAAGTCACAAAATATTGCAATTGTACTTAGGTCACTTGGTGTTACTCGTAAAGAGATTATCGATGCACTCATCGATGGACAAGGTTTAAGTGTTGATACTCTTGAGAAACTCTGCAGAATAGCCCCAACAAAAGAAGAGGAAACAGAAGTTGTTACATTTGAAGGAGATCCTACCAGATTAGCTGATGCTGAATCTTTCCTCTTTCATATACTTAAAGCTGTTCCATCCGCCTTTACTCGTTTCAACGCCATGCTTTTTAGATCAAATTATGGGACAGAAATTCAGCATCATAAAGAGTACTTGCAAACACTTGAGTTGTCTTGCAAGGAGCTTAAAGCTCAAAGATTGTTCTTGAAACTTCTAGAAGCTATTTTGAAAGCGGGGAATAGAATgaatgccggaacttcaagagGAAACGCACAAGCGTTTAAACTTACTGCTCTCAGAAAACTGTCTGATGTGAAAAGTATGGATGGTAAGACCACATTACTTCACTTTGTTGTGCAAGAAGTAGTCAGAGCAGAAGGAAAACGTTGCGTTCTAAATCGTAATCAAAGTTTAAGGCGTAGCAATAGCCAGACTACTGCGAGCAGCGCCATTCCGACATCAAAGAACACTACAGAAAATGATGAGACCGAGAAGGAGTATATGATGCTTGGCTTACCAATAGTGGGTGGATTAAGTTCTGCATTTAGTAATGTAAAGAAAGCAGCTGCAATAGACTATGACTTGCTGTCCAAGACGTGCTCGATGCTAACAGCTCAGATATCTGAAATAAAGACACATTTGGCACAACGCGACAATGTTAAAGGACTATTCGGTAAAGAGATGAAGAAATTCCTGGATGCTGctgaaaaagaaatgaaaacagTGAGAGACGAACAAGATAGAGTAATGGAACTCGTGAAGAAAACAACAGATTATTATCAAGCAGGAGCTTCAGATGATAAAGGATGGCAACCACTTCAACTATTCGCCATAGTTAAAGATttcctagaaatggttgataAAGTTTGTGTAGAGATTACAAGAAACATGCAGAAAAAGAAACCCCTTGTAGCTGTTGGAGGATCATCATCACCAGGAATGGAAAATAGTAGAGCTGTCAGATTTCCAAAATTGCCTGCTAACTTCTTATCAGACATTTCCAAGAGCAGTTCGTCTTCTGATACTAGCGATGATTCATGA
- the LOC101244581 gene encoding uncharacterized protein, whose amino-acid sequence MASTGSLLCKCRVSSLMSISSFPLMQPITRPEITYSQRHVRVGTSSVLRNVSHNMSMKKVPRMITRASSEPSGSSDGALGQNKTPFGYTRKDVILIGVGVTLLGVGLKSGLEFLGFDPLQAGNVVQLVLVLGLTVGWISTYIFRVSNKEMTYAQQLRDYESKVMEKRLESLTEAELQVLLEQVEEEKTRLTSGEEVK is encoded by the exons ATGGCTTCCACAGGTAGCCTTTTGTGCAAATGTAGAGTTTCTTCTTTGATGAGTATCTCTTCTTTTCCTTTGATGCAACCCATAACCAGACCAG AAATAACTTACTCCCAGAGACATGTCAGAGTCGGAACTTCCTCTGTCCTAAGGAATGTATCCCACAACATGAGCATGAAGAAAGTTCCACGTATGATCACCAGAGCTAGCTCAGAACCGAGTGGCAGTAGCGATGGAGCTCTTGGACAGAATAAG ACACCATTTGGATATACGAGAAAGGATGTTATATTGATTGGAGTTGGAGTTACACTTCTAGGGGTTGGCTTAAAGAGTGGATTGGAG TTCTTGGGATTTGACCCTTTACAAGCTGGAAATGTCGTTCAATTAGTCCTGGTTTTGGGTCTAACAGTTGGATGGATCTCAACATACATCTTCAGGGTTTCAAACAAGGAAATGACGTATGCTCAACAACTACGAGACTACGAAAGCAAAGTCATGGAG AAACGGTTAGAGAGCTTAACAGAAGCGGAATTACAAGTATTGCTTGAGCAGGTTGAAGAAGAGAAGACCCGCTTGACTAGTGGTGAAGAGGTCAAATAG
- the LOC138337013 gene encoding serine carboxypeptidase-like 50, translated as MDFKFLSFLIFHYFLINSSTIYASLPFPNDSLPTKSGYLRVNDTTSSAIFYTFYEAQNLTTPLSQTPLLIWLQGGPGCSSMLGNFYELCPWRVSSSHRQKIEHVAHNPNNGSWNRIFGLLFLDNPIGVGFSIAATPEEIPRNQKGVAKHLYIAIKKFIELNESFKDRPIYIAGESYAGKYVPAIGYQVLKKNVMLPVRSRVNLAGVVIGNGLTDPISQVATHAANAYYFGLINEKQRKQLELLQEKAISLAKNGNWSDATNARSKVLNTLQNMTEMPTLYNIRRHKPYQNHLVAEFLNNVEVKKALGVNETIVFEVCSKVVREALHEDLMKSVKYMVLFLVKNTKVLLYEGQLDLRVGLVSTEAWVKRMKWEEIDKFLEADRKVWRVNDELAGYVQKWRNLSHVVVLDAGHLVPHDQPLNSQAMIEDWVLEKGVFANDQIENLSTNMFDVL; from the coding sequence ATGGATTTCAAGTTCCTCTCTTTTCTCATCTTCCACTACTTCCTAATCAATTCATCAACAATCTATGCATCTCTTCCATTCCCTAATGACTCTCTCCCCACTAAGTCTGGCTACCTCAGGGTCAATGACACAACCAGCTCCGCCATTTTCTACACATTCTACGAAGCTCAAAATCTCACCACACCTCTTTCTCAAACCCCACTTCTCATTTGGCTACAAGGCGGACCTGGATGCTCCTCTATGCTCGGAAACTTCTATGAATTATGCCCTTGGCGAGTCTCTTCTTCTCACAGACAAAAAATCGAACATGTAGCGCACAATCCTAATAATGGATCTTGGAATCGGATTTTTGGGTTGCTTTTCCTTGATAATCCAATTGGTGTTGGATTTAGCATTGCTGCAACACCTGAAGAAATCCCGAGGAACCAAAAAGGAGTGGCAAAGCACTTATATATCGCGATAAAAAAGTTCATCGAGCTGAATGAATCGTTCAAGGATCGGCCTATTTACATCGCGGGTGAGAGTTATGCTGGTAAATATGTGCCAGCAATTGGATATCAAGTCTTGAAGAAAAATGTCATGTTGCCTGTTCGTAGTAGAGTGAATTTGGCTGGAGTTGTCATTGGTAACGGACTAACTGATCCGATTAGCCAAGTTGCTACTCATGCTGCAAATGCGTATTACTTTGGATtgataaatgaaaaacaaaggAAACAACTAGAGTTGCTTCAAGAGAAGGCGATTTCGTTGGCAAAGAATGGTAATTGGAGTGATGCAACGAATGCTCGAAGTAAAGTCTTGAACACTTTACAAAACATGACTGAAATGCCAACTCTGTATAACATTAGAAGGCACAAGCCATACCAAAACCATCTGGTAGCTGAGTTTTTGAACAATGTTGAGGTGAAAAAGGCATTGGGAGTGAATGAAACTATTGTTTTCGAGGTGTGTAGTAAGGTGGTGAGGGAAGCATTACACGAAGATTTGATGAAGAGTGTGAAGTATATGGTGTTGTTCCTTGTCAAGAATACTAAAGTTTTGTTGTATGAAGGTCAGCTAGATTTGAGAGTTGGGTTAGTGTCAACCGAGGCGTGGGTGAAGAGAATGAAGTGGGAAGAAATCGACAAGTTCTTGGAAGCAGATAGGAAAGTTTGGAGAGTCAACGACGAGCTAGCAGGGTATGTGCAGAAATGGAGGAACTTAAGCCATGTTGTGGTGTTGGATGCTGGACATTTGGTTCCACATGATCAACCATTGAATTCTCAGGCCATGATTGAAGATTGGGTACTTGAAAAGGGAGTTTTTGCTAATGATCAAATTGAAAACTTGTCCACCAATATGTTTGATGTACTTTAG
- the LOC101244869 gene encoding pentatricopeptide repeat-containing protein At1g62260, mitochondrial translates to MAVWWRNISSSRKQLSYLCDRDIASVQKLRYQSTLRCKISDAVPDIRRVNKNITNLIRNGRLEDARVLFDELTHRNTVTWNSMISGYVQQREIVKARYLFDEMPQRDVVSWNLMISGYLSCRGRGYLEEGRNLFGEMPERDYVSWNTMISGYAKCGRMDEALEVFECMPVKNVVSWNAVISGFLRNGDVKTAVEYFKRMPVRDSASFSVLVSGLIQNEELDEAEHFLYEFGECNDGKEDMVHAYNTLIAGYGQKGRVGDARRIFDNVPSFSGQGNSKKKKFERNVVSWNSMILAYSKAGDLVSARELFDQMTERDIFSWNTMVCGYVHASNMSEASSLFSKMPNPDVLTWNSIISGYAQAGKLELARNYFERMPHKNRVSWNSMISGCERNADYEGAIKLFRTMQQAGEKPDRHTLSSLLSVCAETVALFLGMQIHQLVTKTVIPDIPLNNSLITMYAKCGKIHEARVIFEKMKFQKDVISWNAMVGGYASHGFAFEALELFELMKCLKVRPTHITFISVLNACAHAGLVDQGRLYFKSMESEFGIKPEIEHFGSLVDIVCRDGQLEEAMKVINTMPLEPDKAVWGAVLGACRVHNNVELARIAAEALMRLEPESSGPYVLLYNMYADAGRWDDANEIRMLMETNKIRKEPAHSTVGSTSS, encoded by the coding sequence ATGGCAGTTTGGTGGAGGAATATAAGCAGCTCAAGGAAGCAGCTAAGCTATCTGTGTGACAGAGACATTGCATCAGTTCAAAAATTACGTTATCAATCAACATTGAGGTGCAAAATTTCTGATGCTGTTCCAGATATACGTAGAGTGAACAAGAACATCACAAATTTGATTCGAAATGGTCGATTAGAGGATGCTCGGGTATTATTTGATGAGTTAACACATCGAAATACAGTTACTTGGAACTCAATGATTAGTGGGTATGTGCAACAGCGTGAGATTGTGAAAGCACGGTACCTGTTTGATGAAATGCCGCAGAGGGATGTTGTTTCTTGGAATTTGATGATTTCTGGTTATTTGTCTTGTAGAGGGAGAGGGTATTTGGAGGAGGGTAGGAATCTGTTTGGTGAAATGCCTGAGAGAGATTATGTTTCTTGGAATACTATGATTAGTGGGTATGCTAAATGTGGGAGAATGGATGAAGCGTTGGAGGTTTTTGAGTGTATGCCTGTGAAAAATGTTGTGTCTTGGAATGCGGTGATTTCGGGTTTTTTGCGTAATGGGGATGTGAAAACTGCTGTTGAGTATTTTAAGAGAATGCCAGTGAGGGATTCGGCGTCTTTTAGTGTACTTGTATCCGGTTTGATACAGAACGAGGAATTGGATGAGGCGGAACATTTTCTGTATGAATTTGGAGAGTGTAATGATGGGAAAGAAGATATGGTTCATGCATATAACACTTTGATTGCCGGATATGGTCAGAAAGGAAGAGTTGGTGATGCTAGACGCATTTTTGATAACGTTCCATCTTTTAGCGGTCAGGGAAATagcaaaaagaagaaatttgagAGGAATGTGGTATCGTGGAATTCCATGATCCTGGCTTATAGCAAAGCAGGAGATTTGGTTTCTGCAAGAGAACTTTTTGATCAGATGACGGAGAGGGATATATTTTCATGGAACACAATGGTTTGTGGCTATGTCCATGCGTCAAATATGAGTGAAGCATCAAGCCTGTTTTCTAAAATGCCAAATCCTGATGTACTAACATGGAATTCAATCATCTCTGGATATGCACAGGCGGGAAAGTTGGAATTGGCACGTAATTATTTTGAAAGGATGCCCCACAAGAATCGGGTTTCTTGGAATTCAATGATCTCGGGGTGTGAAAGAAATGCAGACTATGAAGGAGCAATAAAGTTATTCAGGACGATGCAACAGGCAGGAGAGAAACCTGATAGACACACACTTTCCTCACTTCTAAGTGTTTGTGCTGAAACTGTGGCATTGTTTCTGGGTATGCAGATTCATCAGCTAGTGACAAAGACTGTTATACCAGATATACCTTTAAACAATTCCCTAATAACCATGTATGCAAAATGTGGCAAAATACATGAAGCAAGGGTAATTTTCGAAAagatgaaatttcaaaaggaCGTAATCTCATGGAATGCAATGGTCGGAGGATATGCATCTCATGGTTTTGCATTTGAAGCGCTAGAGCTTTTTGAATTAATGAAGTGCCTGAAAGTGAGGCCAACTCACATCACGTTCATTTCAGTTCTGAATGCATGTGCTCATGCTGGTTTAGTGGATCAAGGTCGgttatattttaaatctatGGAATCTGAATTCGGCATCAAACCTGAGATTGAACATTTTGGCTCCCTTGTGGATATTGTTTGTCGAGATGGGCAACTTGAGGAAGCCATGAAAGTGATTAACACTATGCCACTGGAGCCAGATAAGGCTGTCTGGGGTGCAGTACTAGGTGCTTGTAGGGTGCACAACAATGTTGAGTTGGCGCGAATAGCAGCTGAAGCGCTAATGCGCCTAGAACCAGAGAGTTCAGGTCCTTATGTTTTGCTGTATAACATGTATGCTGATGCTGGAAGGTGGGATGATGCAAATGAAATCAGGATGTTGATGGAAACAAATAAGATAAGGAAGGAGCCCGCTCATAGCACGGTCGGCTCTACTTCCTCATAG